Proteins from a single region of Clupea harengus chromosome 5, Ch_v2.0.2, whole genome shotgun sequence:
- the pck1 gene encoding phosphoenolpyruvate carboxykinase, cytosolic [GTP], which yields MPPQHPSQSPSGPRIVQGDLASLAPAVREFIESSVALCQPECLHVCDGTGEENHTLLTQMEEQGMIKKLRKYEDCWLVRTDPRDVARVESRTVIVTQEQRDAVPCPVGGGVSQLGRWMSPKEFDKASAQRFPGCMKGRTMYVIPFSMGPVGSPLSKIGVELTDSPYVVASMRVMTRMGKAVLTELGQGEFVRCLHSVGCPLPLKNPLVNNWPCNPDLTLIAHIPDRRQIVSFGSGYGGNSLLGKKCFALRIASRIAKEEGWLAEHMLILGITNPAGQKKYMAAAFPSACGKTNLAMLSPTLPGWKVECVGDDIAWMKFDSEGNLRAINPENGFFGVAPGTSGKTNPNAMATICKNTIFTNVAETSDGGVFWEGMGQTLPEGVSVTSWKNKPWTEEDSGDEPSAHPNSRFCTPAQQCPIIDPLWESPEGVPIEAIIFGGRRPEGVPLVYEAFNWQHGVFVGAAMRSEATAAAEYRGKVIMHDPFAMRPFFGYNFGDYLAHWLSMARRPDAKLPKIFHVNWFRKSPTGGFLWPGFGENVRVLEWMFRRLNGESGAIPSAVGYLPAPGALNLSGLQEALDLDQLFHLSREFWEKEVEDIRSYFHKEVNDDLPKEVRMELEQLARRVQRL from the exons ATGCCACCTCAACACCCGTCTCAGAGCCCGTCTGGTCCTCGCATTGTGCAGGGAGACCTGGCATCCCTGGCCCCGGCTGTAAGGGAGTTCATTGAGAGCAGCGTAGCGCTGTGCCAACCCGAGTGCCTGCATGTCTGTGACGGCACAGGGGAAGAGAACCACACTCTTCTCACCCAGATGGAAGAGCAGGGAATGATCAAGAAGCTCCGGAAGTACGAGGACTG ctggctggtgcgAACAGACCCCAGGGACGTGGCACGGGTGGAGAGCAGGACGGTCATCGTGACCCAGGAGCAGAGGGACGCCGTGCCCTGTCCTGTGGGCGGAGGTGTGTCTCAGCTCGGGCGCTGGATGAGCCCTAAGGAGTTCGATAAAGCCTCCGCTCAGAGATTTCCTGGCTGCATGAAAG GTCGCACCATGTATGTGATCCCCTTCAGCATGGGCCCCGTGGGATCTCCGCTCTCCAAGATCGGCGTGGAGCTGACGGACTCCCCGTACGTGGTGGCCAGCATGCGTGTGATGACCCGCATGGGGAAGGCGGTCCTGACGGAGCTGGGCCAGGGAGAGTTCGTGCGCTGTCTGCACTCCGTGGGTTGCCCCCTTCCACTCAAGA atcctCTGGTAAATAACTGGCCTTGTAACCCCGACCTGACGTTGATAGCTCACATCCCAGACCGAAGACAGATTGTATCATTCGGGAGTGGCTACGGAGGGAACTCCCTTCTGGGGAAGAAGTGTTTTGCCCTCCGCATCGCCTCCCGCATTGCAAAGGAAGAAGGCTGGTTGGCTGAACACATGCTG aTCCTTGGTATCACAAACCCTGCTGGGCAAAAGAAGTATATGGCAGCTGCATTCCCAAGTGCCTGTGGTAAAACCAACTTGGCTATGCTCAGTCCCACGCTGCCTGGTTGgaaggtggagtgtgtgggggaTGACATTGCCTGGATGAAGTTTGATTCTGAAG GAAACTTGCGAGCCATAAATCCAGAGAATGGTTTTTTTGGGGTTGCCCCGGGAACCTCTGGAAAGACCAATCCcaatgccatggcaaccatctGTAAGAACACCATTTTCACAAACGTAGCAGAGACAAGCGATGGGGGGGTGTTCTGGGAGGGTATGGGCCAAACCCTGCCTGAAGGGGTATCCGTCACGTCCTGGAAAAACAAACCCTGGACAGAGGAGGACA gTGGAGATGAGCCCAGCGCCCATCCAAACTCGCGCTTCTGCACCCCCGCTCAACAGTGCCCCATCATCGACCCGCTGTGGGAGTCCCCTGAAGGGGTACCTATAGAGGCCATCATCTTTGGCGGTAGGAGACCTGAAG GTGTTCCTCTAGTGTATGAGGCCTTTAACTGGCagcatggtgtgtttgtgggcgcTGCCATGAGATCTGAGGCCACTGCTGCGGCTGAGTACAGAG GAAAGGTGATCATGCATGACCCCTTTGCCATGCGTCCCTTCTTTGGCTACAACTTTGGCGATTACTTGGCCCACTGGCTGAGCATGGCTCGGCGCCCCGATGCCAAGCTTCCCAAGATCTTCCACGTCAACTGGTTCAGAAAGAGCCCCACCGGAGGTTTCCTCTGGCCGGGCTTCGGCGAGAACGTCCGCGTGCTCGAATGGATGTTCCGTCGGCTCAACGGAGAGTCCGGGGCGATACCTTCTGCCGTCGGCTATCTCCCCGCCCCCGGCGCTCTCAACCTGTCTGGCCTACAGGAGGCGTTGGATCTGGATCAGCTGTTCCATCTCTCCAGAGAGTTCTGGGAGAAGGAAGTTGAGGACATCCGATCTTATTTCCACAAAGAGGTGAACGATGACCTGCCAAAAGAGGTACGGATGGAGCTGGAACAACTGGCGAGAAGAGTACAACGCTTGTGA